The Myxocyprinus asiaticus isolate MX2 ecotype Aquarium Trade chromosome 31, UBuf_Myxa_2, whole genome shotgun sequence genome has a segment encoding these proteins:
- the LOC127422578 gene encoding nuclear mitotic apparatus protein 1-like isoform X3, producing the protein MKLGSAKAGALLIWINGVCPEEPVGQFIHIKDGHQLLRISCKLQGKEPDEELKTLSLYNKVEIIFNILHNDFHLNTTQSSLILQKIEQKVDLELQLAKVALLLCYCSFKKDNLQPLSSNAQSVIVSMFNLVKDDADGLSLDKGLDQFLTQDSVMNSSTSSTESSGCSSFCADDESPIFGRFHRPPRVTFQELCTVACSSDGSPLQDIMSTPHFQLKRLRKELAHEGDVRDELEKELANQISIISEKEGLISQLQHRVDRLLREQGELEKDHKAALIELQEKNESLLHRVHEVLKQCQDLKTDNSQKEKKIDELTEENGTLAAQVRNTFCQLARAEEEVAKLTLTHEKSQAEWIKRREFIERELNEAVTHRVYLNEQVQILQGKISVLEDELEKAQSQERGEVMGPIMEWEKLKQELLEMSLKLAQLQDTISCLEKEKAEVEALLAQERCSFEQETTRLQTVVFDLENSVSSIRMEREALQEALMAQKEMLTSQISALESDVSRLQQVEIQLTAEIKISAELRQQRGELEGKVASLDNMVNALHTEIQGFEIERETQQVALNALMADLQNAQTTLQDYEKKLEEHQKVVEENASLTNEACTLRQEIDEHLQTIGDLQGQISILRQEKKEEENKVSQALTKIESVETKILELSEQISLKDEEITNLRNEFVSLDTELKLVKEENIEINERIKSNCIEHEDTIEKLQQELLSASSTASEKQEEILVLSAEVTSLKEQICHYNKNEKQEQQKLSVLEAEHNVLKENLTSLLNQLTEATTTTSQKESELISLKQELCLQETLREKSQELETARREEFERKVSELQAKILEVSTLASEREACVTSLRCEIKDQQLRAIQSEDDLRRELEKKVAIMQGQLETVSQDVTDKDHLLQSLDQKLRQMELLCQQKDKDVRETLQTKENLETKIAELLVEKQHLDESQQNLEKEREHLSAEVSSLKEEICRSLENDQQKKQEVSLLKDEHNTLKDNLASLQNQLVEFTTKALQKESELLLVQQELCQQEILREKAQELETVMREEFERKVSELQAKILEISTLASEREAQISYLQNEMTDQQLKSKQSEDDLRTELEEKVCTLQGELDAAICGAANKDRQLESFDQKLRQMELLCQQKDKDVRETLQTKENLETKIAELLVEKQHLDESQQNLEKEREHLSAEVSSLKEEICRSLENDQQKKQEVSLLKDEHNALKDNLASLQNQLVEFTTKALQKESELLLVQQELCQQEILREKAQELETVMREEFERKVSELQAKILEISTLASEREAQISYLQNEMTDQQLKSKQSEDDLRTELEEKVCTLQGELDAAICGAANKDRQLESFDQKLRQMELLCQQKDKDVRETLQTKENLETKIAELLVEKQHLDESQQNLEKEREHLSAEVSSLKEEICRSLENDQQKKQEVSLLKDEHNTLKENLASLQNQLVEFTTKALQKESELLLVQQELCQQETLREKAQELETVMREEFERKVSELQAKILEISTLASEREAQISYLQNEMTDQQLKSKQSEDDLRTELEEKVCTLQGELDAAICGAANKDHQLESFDQKLRQKELLCQQKDKDILETHHAKEDLEKKIVELLVEKQQLLECQQNLVKERDQLSAEVSSLKEQISCSLLNEQQKQQEVSVLKDELNILKENLAALQSQLEEVTATAFQKESKLLLVQQELCQQETLREKAQELETVIHEEFKRKFSELQAKILEDSTLASEKEAQISSLQDDLKDQQLKLKQSEVDLCRELEEKVGALQGQLENASCDTADKDRFLQSLDHKLRQMELLCQEKEKDVLETNQANEDLEKRIVELLVKTQQLEGYQQNLEILRKERDNLSTEVTSLKEEICHYQENQVQKQQEMSVLEVNHNILKENLAALNSQLEKVTSTTSKKESELLLLQNELCQQENFREKAQELEKNVSELQAKILEVSTLASEREAQISYLQNEMKDQQLRSKQSEDDLRRELEKKVAILQGQLETVSQDVTDKDHLLQSLDQKLREMELLCQQKENDTIETHQAKEDLMKRIVELHADKHKLDGCQQNMEILRKERDHLCSLSQSLQRECDASQRIRAELELKVEDQSGSILTLENAARQWEEQNKELLEQLKRKSEAVEHYKTQVENARSHYIGKKQLLLEAQEINKTLEQTLESSKREVKALETEMTLARMELDQAKTKEKNLVAKVKRLEAQVDFADRQLREQKKMTDDIGEVRDRVTMCARVPEARHDISNDSLEFDLNDSLGAGSHSAVPGESSTPLVRSSERLAAKRRALGAESLETLYFTPMSQQGNKWKGDRNDATEQKLETSITSFGDLDSAKKLTASARKRRTTQVINITAKQTSGNVDGEVSFSSLHSARTQPNLAIHHSRPVSMDLSEESGRAVLSKADKLESLPGYRRSSVHNVVPARATSTFCIGAENEPEHAADDWIRIAELQARNKACLPHLKSSYPLESRPSLGLPSFTVTDDDLRMGDPDETIRRASMIPSQLRESLNSRRFSLAPGGSSSQVLAQSQPQRSTMLPGQIRSSTAAYRASQVTKTTSNVRSSENVRSPLAPKRPVSQLQGPDTPEAKKTASCFPRPMTPKGRHTNSQNKPPNTPAERRQSIMFSVLNTPKTSTRGDSRLQRGLNKLRNSARKSPAMASRALRSAVSAADGRSPLDSTRRKSPRNKSPKSSNAKKMKFRIKV; encoded by the exons ATGAAGTTGGGTAGTGCCAAGGCGGGGGCACTTTTGATATGG ATCAACGGCGTGTGTCCAGAGGAGCCTGTGGGGCAGTTTATCCATATCAAGGATGGGCATCAGCTCCTGAGGATTAGCTGCAAACT ACAGGGGAAAGAGCCTGATGAGGAACTGAAGACTTTATCCctttataacaaagtggaaatcATCTTCAACATATTGCACA ATGACTTTCACCTCAACACAACACAGAGCTCCCTCATCTTACAGAAAATCGAGCAAAAAGTAGATCTGGAGCTTCAGCTTGCCAAG GTGGCACTTCTGCTTTGTTACTGCAGTTTTAAAAAGGACAACCTGCAACCTTTGAGCTCAAATGCACAG TCGGTGATTGTATCCATGTTTAATTTAGTAAAAGATGATGCAGATGGTCTATCATTAGACAAAGGCCTAGATCAGTTTCTAACCCAAGACT CTGTCATGAACTCCTCCACATCCAGCACTGAGAGCAGTGGCTGCTCATCATTCTGTGCTGATGATGAGTCTCCGATTTTTGGCCGGTTCCATCGTCCTCCTAGAGTTACATTTCAAGAGCTTTGCACAGTGGCCTGCAGCTCGGACGG CTCTCCGTTACAAGACATTATGAGCACGccacattttcagttaaaaaggctcaggaaggaactggcACACGAAGGCGATGTGAGAGATGAGCTAGAAAAAGAACTAGCAAATCAGATCAGCATCATCTCAGAGAAAG AGGGCCTGATTTCCCAGTTGCAGCACAGGGTGGACCGTCTGCTGAGGGAACAGGGAGAATTAGAGAAAGATCATAAAGCTGCACTTATAGAGCTCCAGGAGAAGAATGAGAG TCTCCTCCACAGAGTACATGAGGTTCTTAAGCAATGCCAAGACTTAAAAACCGACAACTCGCAGAAAGAGAAAAAGATTGATGAACTTACTGAGGAAAATGGAACTCTTGCTGCCCAA GTGCGAAACACATTTTGCCAACTAGCAAGAGCTGAAGAAGAAGTTGCTAAGCTGACACTGACACACGAAAAGTCGCAGGCTGAGTGGATTAAAAGAAGGGAGTTTATTGAGAGAGAATTAAACGAAGCTGTCACACACAGG GTCTACCTAAATGAGCAAGTTCAGATCTTGCAGGGCAAGATCTCCGTTCTTGAAGATGAACTTGAAAAAGCTCAGTCTCAAGAGAGAGGAGAAGTTATGGGCCCCATCATGGAG TGGGAGAAACTTAAACAGGAATTGTTAGAGATGTCTCTTAAACTTGCTCAGCTTCAGGACACTATTTCCTGCCTTGAGAAGGAGAAGGCAGAGGTTGAAGCCTTGCTAGCCCAGGAAAGATGCTCATTTGAACAGGAAACCACAAGACTTCAGACAGTGGTGTTTGATCTGGAGAACTCTGTCAGCAGTATCCGCATGGAGAGAGAGGCACTGCAGGAGGCCTTAATGGCTCAGAAGGAAATGCTCACTTCACAGATATCAGCTCTGGAAAGTGATGTTTCTCGGCTGCAACAGGTGGAAATCCAGTTGACAGCAGAGATTAAAATCTCTGCAGAACTTCGCCAGCAGAGGGGGGAGCTGGAGGGGAAGGTAGCCTCTTTAGACAATATGGTTAATGCTCTACATACTGAGATCCAGGGTTTCGAAATAGAGAGAGAAACACAGCAGGTTGCCCTAAATGCCCTCATGGCTGACTTGCAGAATGCCCAGACCACCCTTCAGGACTATGAAAAGAAGTTGGAAGAGCATCAGAAAGTGGTAGAAGAGAATGCTTCCCTGACAAATGAGGCATGTACATTGCGACAGGAAATTGATGAGCATCTGCAGACCATCGGAGACCTTCAGGGGCAAATAAGTATCCTTAGacaggagaaaaaagaggaagaaaacaAAGTTAGTCAGGCATTGACCAAAATTGAAAGCGTTGAAACTAAAATTTTGGAACTATCAGAACAAATATCCCTAAAGGATGAGGAAATCACAAATCTGAGGAATGAATTTGTCTCTCTAGACACTGAACTGAAGCTTGTGAAGGaggaaaatattgaaataaatgaaaggATCAAATCCAATTGCATAGAGCATGAGGACACTATTGAGAAACTTCAGCAAGAGCTTCTCTCTGCTTCTTCAACTGCATCTGAAAAACAGGAGGAAATATTGGTTCTCTCAGCTGAGGTAACATCTCTTAAAGAGCAGATTTGCcattacaataaaaatgaaaagcaGGAACAACAGAAGTTATCTGTTTTAGAGGCAGAACACAATGTGCTGAAGGAAAACTTGACTTCTCTTCTAAACCAGTTGACTGAGGCGACAACTACAACTTCGCAGAAGGAATCTGAGCTCATTTCACTTAAACAGGAGCTTTGCCTTCAAGAAACCCTAAGAGAAAAGTCTCAGGAGCTTGAGACAGCCAGGCGTGAGGAGTTTGAGAGAAAGGTGAGTGAACTTCAGGCCAAAATCCTAGAAGTTTCAACTCTTGCCTCTGAGAGGGAAGCTTGTGTGACTTCTCTTCGATGTGAGATAAAGGATCAACAGTTGAGGGCCATACAGTCTGAAGATGATCTCCGCAGGGAGCTGGAGAAGAAGGTTGCAATCATGCAGGGACAACTAGAGACTGTCAGTCAAGACGTCACAGACAAAGACCATCTCTTACAGTCTTTGGATCAGAAGCTGAGACAGATGGAACTGCTGTGCCAACAAAAGGATAAAGATGTCCGTGAGACACTTCAGACAAAGGAGAACCTGGAGACAAAGATTGCTGAGCTTCTTGTTGAGAAACAACATCTGGATGAGAGCCAGCAGAATTTGGAGAAGGAAAGAGAACACCTGTCAGCTGAAGTGTCATCTCTTAAAGAAGAAATCTGCCGCTCCCTTGAAAATGATCAACAGAAAAAACAGGAAGTTTCCTTGTTAAAAGATGAACACAACACACTGAAGGATAACTTGGCTTCTCTTCAGAACCAGTTGGTGGAGTTCACCACTAAAGCTTTGCAGAAAGAATCTGAGCTCCTCTTGGTTCAGCAGGAGCTGTGCCAACAAGAGATACTGAGAGAAAAGGCTCAGGAGCTTGAGACTGTCATGCGTGAAGAGTTTGAGAGAAAGGTTAGTGAACTTCAGGCCAAAATCCTAGAGATTTCCACTCTTGCTTCTGAGAGGGAAGCTCAAATAAGTTATCTCCAAAATGAAATGACAGATCAGCAATTGAAGTCCAAACAATCTGAAGATGATCTCCGCACAGAGCTAGAAGAGAAGGTTTGCACCCTACAAGGAGAACTAGATGCTGCAATTTGTGGTGCTGCAAATAAAGACCGTCAGCTAGAGTCTTTTGATCAGAAGCTGAGACAGATGGAACTGCTGTGCCAACAAAAGGATAAAGATGTCCGTGAGACACTTCAGACAAAGGAGAACCTGGAGACAAAGATTGCTGAGCTTCTGGTTGAGAAACAGCATCTGGATGAGAGCCAGCAGAATTTGGAGAAGGAAAGAGAACACCTGTCAGCTGAAGTGTCATCTCTTAAAGAAGAAATCTGCCGCTCCCTTGAAAATGATCAACAGAAAAAACAGGAAGTTTCCTTGTTAAAAGATGAACACAACGCACTGAAGGATAACTTAGCGTCTCTTCAGAACCAGTTGGTGGAGTTCACCACTAAAGCTTTGCAGAAAGAATCTGAGCTCCTCTTGGTTCAGCAGGAGCTTTGCCAACAAGAGATACTAAGAGAAAAGGCTCAGGAGCTTGAGACTGTCATGCGTGAAGAGTTTGAGAGAAAGGTTAGTGAACTTCAGGCCAAAATCCTAGAGATTTCCACTCTTGCTTCTGAGAGGGAAGCTCAAATAAGTTATCTCCAAAATGAAATGACAGATCAGCAATTGAAGTCCAAACAATCTGAAGATGATCTCCGCACAGAGCTAGAAGAGAAGGTTTGCACCCTACAAGGAGAACTAGATGCTGCAATTTGTGGTGCTGCAAATAAAGACCGTCAGCTAGAGTCTTTTGATCAGAAGCTGAGACAGATGGAACTGCTGTGCCAACAAAAGGATAAAGATGTCCGTGAGACACTTCAGACAAAGGAGAACCTGGAGACAAAGATTGCTGAGCTTCTGGTTGAGAAACAGCATCTGGATGAGAGCCAGCAGAATTTGGAGAAGGAAAGAGAACACCTGTCAGCTGAAGTGTCATCTCTTAAAGAAGAAATCTGCCGCTCCCTTGAAAATGATCAACAGAAAAAACAGGAAGTTTCCTTGTTAAAAGATGAACACAACACACTGAAGGAAAACTTAGCATCTCTTCAGAACCAGTTGGTGGAGTTCACCACTAAAGCTTTGCAGAAAGAATCTGAGCTCCTCTTGGTTCAGCAGGAGCTGTGCCAACAAGAGACACTAAGAGAAAAGGCTCAGGAGCTTGAGACTGTCATGCGTGAAGAGTTTGAGAGAAAG GTTAGTGAACTTCAGGCCAAAATCCTAGAGATTTCCACTCTTGCTTCTGAGAGGGAAGCTCAAATAAGTTATCTCCAAAATGAAATGACAGATCAACAATTGAAGTCCAAACAATCTGAAGATGATCTCCGCACAGAGCTAGAAGAGAAGGTTTGTACCCTACAAGGAGAACTAGATGCTGCAATTTGTGGTGCTGCAAATAAAGACCATCAGCTAGAGTCTTTTGATCAGAAGCTGAGACAGAAGGAACTGCTGTGCCAACAAAAGGATAAAGATATCCTTGAGACACATCACGCAAAGGAGGATCTGGAGAAAAAGATTGTTGAGCTTCTTGTTGAGAAACAACAGCTGCTCGAGTGCCAGCAGAACTTGGTGAAGGAAAGAGACCAACTGTCAGCTGAAGTATCATCTCTTAAAGAGCAAATAAGCTGTTCCCTTCTGAATGAACAACAGAAACAACAGGAAGTGTCTGTGTTAAAGGATGAACTAAATATATTGAAGGAAAACTTGGCTGCTCTTCAGAGCCAACTGGAGGAGGTGACAGCTACAGCTTTTCAGAAGGAATCTAAGCTCCTTTTGGTTCAGCAGGAGCTTTGCCAACAAGAGACCCTAAGAGAAAAGGCTCAGGAGCTTGAGACTGTCATCCATGAAGAGTTTAAGAGAAAGTTCAGTGAACTTCAAGCCAAAATTCTAGAGGATTCCACTCTTGCCTCTGAGAAGGAAGCTCAAATAAGTTCTCTTCAAGATGACTTGAAGGATCAGCAATTGAAGTTGAAACAATCTGAAGTTGATCTTTGCAGAGAGCTGGAGGAGAAGGTTGGAGCCCTACAGGGACAACTAGAAAATGCCAGTTGTGACACTGCAGACAAAGACCGTTTCTTGCAGTCTTTAGATCATAAGCTTAGGCAGATGGAACTGCTTTGCCAAGAAAAGGAGAAAGATGTCCTTGAGACAAATCAGGCAAATGAGGACCTGGAGAAGAGGATTGTCGAGCTACTTGTTAAGACACAACAACTAGAGGGATACCAGCAGAATTTGGAGATATTGAGAAAGGAAAGGGACAATCTGTCAACTGAGGTAACCTCTCTCAAAGAGGAAATCTGCCACTACCAGGAAAATCAGGTACAGAAACAACAGGAAATGTCTGTTTTAGAGGTTAATCACAACATATTAAAGGAAAACCTGGCTGCCCTTAACAGCCAACTGGAGAAGGTTACATCTACTACTTCAAAGAAGGAATCTGAGCTTCTTTTGCTTCAAAATGAGCTTTGCCAACAAGAGAACTTTAGAGAAAAGGCTCAGGAGCTTGAGAAAAACGTGAGTGAACTTCAGGCTAAAATCCTAGAGGTCTCCACTCTTGCCTCCGAGAGGGAAGCTCAAATAAGTTATCTACAAAATGAGATGAAGGATCAACAATTAAGGTCCAAACAGTCTGAAGATGATCTCCGCAGGGAGCTGGAGAAGAAGGTTGCAATCCTGCAGGGACAACTAGAGACTGTCAGTCAAGACGTCACAGACAAAGACCATCTCTTACAGTCTTTGGATCAGAAGCTCAGGGAGATGGAACTGCTGTGTCAGCAGAAGGAGAATGATACCATTGAGACACATCAGGCAAAGGAGGACCTGATGAAGAGAATTGTTGAGCTTCATGCTGACAAACATAAACTGGATGGGTGCCAGCAGAATATGGAGATATTGAGGAAGGAAAGAGACCACCTATGTTCTCTTAGCCAGTCTTTGCAAAGGGAGTGCGACGCATCCCAGAGGATTAGAGCTGAGCTGGAGTTGAAGGTAGAGGATCAAAGTGGCTCCATCCTTACTCTTGAAAACGCTGCTCGACAGTGGGAGGAGCAAAATAAGGAACTCCTGGAACAACTAAAGAGGAAATCAGAAGCAGTAGAACACTACAAAACACAG GTGGAGAATGCAAGGAGTCATTACATCGGGAAAAAGCAGTTGCTGTTGGAGGCCCAGGAAATTAACAAGACTCTTGAGCAGACCCTGGAGTCCAGCAAGAGGGAAGTCAAAGCTCTGGAGACGGAGATGACATTGGCTCGAATGGAATTAGACCAGGCGAAGACCAAAGAGAAAAACCTTGTGGCCAAAGTGAAAAGATTGGAGGCTCAA gtggaCTTCGCTGACAGGCAACTGCGAGAGCAGAAGAAAATGACTGATGACATTGGGGAGGTGAGAGACAGAGTTACTATGTGTGCCAGAGTCCCAGAGGCACGGCATGATATCAGCAACGACAGCTTGGAGTTTGACCTGAACGATTCGCTTGGTGCTGGCAG TCATTCAGCAGTGCCAGGTGAGTCTAGCACTCCGCTGGTACGTAGCTCTGAGCGTTTGGCTGCTAAACGTCGAGCCTTGGGGGCAGAATCCCTTGAGACTCTCTACTTCACACCTATGAGTCAGCAAGGCAACAAATGGAAAGGTGACCGAAACGATGCTACTGAACAAAAACTGGAGACCAGCATCACTTCTTTTGGAGATCTGGATTCTGCAAAGAAGCTCACAGCCTCTGCCCGCAAGCGACGCACAACACAGGTTATCAACATCACGGCTAAG cAGACTTCAGGAAATGTTGATGGGGAGGTGTCATTTTCTAGTCTACATTCTGCCCGAACTCAGCCGAACCTGGCAATTCACCACTCACGGCCTGTGTCCATGGACCTCTCTGAGGAAAGTGGCAGAGCAGTGTTATCAAAAGCAGACAAACTTGAAAGTCTGCCTGGATATCGCAGAAGTTCTGTGCACAATGTTGTGCCAGCAAGAG CCACCAGTACCTTCTGCATTGGTGCAGAGAATGAACCAGAGCATGCTGCTGATGACTGGATCCGCATTGCTGAACTACAGGCACGAAACAAAGCCTGTCTGCCTCACCTGAAGAGCAGCTACCCACTTGAGTCCCGG CCCAGTCTGGGACTTCCCTCGTTCACAGTAACGGACGATGACCTGCGGATGGGTGACCCGGATGAGACTATTCGCCGTGCATCCATGATTCCGAGTCAGCTCAGGGAATCTTTGAACTCCAGACGCTTCTCTCTGGCGCCAGGAGGAAGTTCAAGCCAGGTTCTTGCACAGTCTCAGCCCCAGCGCTCCACCATGTTACCGGGTCAGATCCGATCCAGCACCGCTGCTTACCGGGCCTCTCAGGTCACAAAAACGACCTCAAATGTGCGTTCATCAGAAAATGTACGTAGCCCACTAGCCCCTAAACGCCCTGTATCCCAGCTGCAAGGCCCCGACACACCTGAG GCGAAAAAGACGGCAAGCTGCTTCCCTCGGCCAATGACACCCAAAGGCAGACACACCAACAGTCAAAACAAACCTCCAAACACTCCG GCTGAGCGAAGGCAATCTATcatgttttctgttttaaatacACCAAAGACCAGCACTCGTGGTGACAGCAGACTGCAGCGAGGCCTCAACAAGCTGCGTAACAGCGCCCGCAAATCTCCTGCCATGGCCAGCCGCGCTCTTCGCTCTGCCGTGAGCGCAGCTGATGGAAGGTCACCTCTGGACTCAACACGAAGAAAGTCTCCCCGTAACAAGTCTCCCAAATCCTCCAATGCCAAAAAG aTGAAGTTCAGGATTAAGGTCTGA